A portion of the Punica granatum isolate Tunisia-2019 chromosome 7, ASM765513v2, whole genome shotgun sequence genome contains these proteins:
- the LOC116214344 gene encoding uncharacterized protein LOC116214344 — protein sequence MRLDWEAIFSSTLRRPFHVLTITLLSLLLPLSFLLLARLSYANFSSSLYSYQPPQVTFPLSLFFHPRNLNPIHAAVTFISLSTLLHGLTGRNSILAESPASGVQSSKLYLAWALLCMLQVSVGLGVEGSIASGIGGFPSLDPGRSLMSRMFFFLGLHGTMMHWCSAVVRPVVDDTVYGAPEGQQWPEKLAVAAAYGALWWCTLRDEVEAMVIVPQVKKELLMGVGMVDFVGWWLYYLVVTIGMVRVVKGMMWAATLLLCWRVRHKFGASNDEQDMV from the coding sequence ATGAGACTTGATTGGGAAGCAATATTCTCTTCAACCCTTAGGAGGCCATTCCATGTCCTCACCATAACTCTCCTTagcctcttgcttcccctctccttcctcctccttgcTAGGCTCTCATATGCCAACTTCTCCTCCTCTCTGTACTCTTACCAGCCCCCACAAGTCACCTTCCCCCTCTCCCTTTTCTTCCATCCCAGAAACCTGAACCCCATCCATGCCGCCGTCACCTTCATTAGCCTCTCCACCCTTCTGCACGGCCTGACTGGCCGGAACTCTATCCTGGCAGAGTCGCCTGCCAGTGGCGTGCAGTCGTCCAAGTTGTACCTAGCTTGGGCCCTGCTATGCATGCTGCAGGTCTCGGTCGGGCTTGGAGTCGAGGGCAGCATAGCATCAGGGATCGGGGGCTTCCCCAGCCTCGACCCCGGGAGGAGCCTGATGAGCAGGATGTTCTTCTTCCTAGGGCTACATGGTACGATGATGCACTGGTGCTCGGCAGTGGTCAGGCCGGTTGTGGATGACACGGTCTACGGGGCGCCCGAGGGCCAGCAATGGCCGGAGAAGTTGGCTGTGGCGGCTGCATATGGGGCGCTGTGGTGGTGTACGCTGAGAGATGAGGTGGAGGCCATGGTCATTGTGCCTCAGGTCAAGAAGGAGCTACTGATGGGAGTTGGGATGGTTGACTTTGTGGGGTGGTGGCTCTATTACTTGGTTGTCACCATTGGGATGGTTAGGGTTGTGAAGGGGATGATGTGGGCTGCCACCCTTTTGCTTTGTTGGAGGGTAAGACACAAGTTTGGTGCCTCCAATGATGAGCAAGACATGgtctaa
- the LOC116213071 gene encoding DELLA protein RGL1-like encodes MAPPNVCFSFPPFDYNGAYDDDDDDAIEDVEREDQRVVKGKQIETNSPLLDFQVFSPFFPDFGICHQNPPNQTSSEVVSKVHPQTFHENRKPQNSLDLLTNYWTSMVKKTKPWKPPEKARDEFKAPHGKLSTLEIIQVAGTRYVQFPDQSENHFSILMHPFGSAFSGLCEEDTKEIELVQFLLAATEKVGDQQFDRASRLLSYCELLASKGASPAQRVVLYFAEALRDRIDMETGRVDLKGGGTEWSKRDESHDVKQGLGRSLASLTCHKQTPFTQVTQFVAIQSIMEHTSTARRIHIIDLEILSGIQWIVLMEALAERARNNNDNRDETVELLRITAVVSNLEFQNQVEETGSRLAKVADSMNLPFSFKLVLAPGMEGVLGDTFGTEHGETVVVYASLVLRTMIARPNRLEGLMRAVKGTHPALMLVTEVEANHNSPSFMTRFIEALFFCSAYIDCLDECMGEGRDRHYRRAIEGMLREGIRNMAGKEGEERVARSVKVEVWRAFFRRFGMAEVGLSESSLYQASLVAKSKQQFERSCSLEASGKALLVGWKGTPILSLSAWKFSQ; translated from the coding sequence ATGGCGCCCCCAAATGTATGTTTCTCCTTCCCACCATTTGATTACAATGGAGcctatgatgatgatgatgatgatgccaTTGAAGACGTAGAGAGGGAAGATCAAAGAGTGGTCAAAGGGAAGCAAATTGAGACTAATTCTCCATTGTTGGATTTCCAAGTCTTCAGTCCCTTCTTCCCTGATTTTGGAATCTGTCACCAAAACCCACCAAACCAGACATCATCCGAGGTTGTTTCCAAGGTCCATCCCCAGACATTCCATGAGAATCGCAAGCCACAGAACTCCCTAGACCTCCTCACCAACTACTGGACCAGCATGGTCAAGAAGACGAAGCCCTGGAAGCCGCCTGAGAAGGCCCGCGATGAGTTCAAAGCCCCGCACGGGAAGTTATCGACCCTGGAGATCATCCAGGTCGCGGGTACTAGGTATGTACAGTTCCCAGACCAGAGCGAGAACCACTTCTCCATCCTCATGCACCCTTTCGGGTCGGCTTTCTCTGGGCTATGCGAAGAGGACACAAAGGAGATCGAGCTCGTGCAGTTCCTGCTGGCCGCCACAGAGAAGGTCGGGGACCAGCAGTTCGATCGGGCCAGCCGGCTGCTCTCGTACTGCGAGCTCTTGGCATCGAAGGGGGCCAGCCCGGCCCAGCGGGTTGTGCTGTACTTTGCAGAGGCCCTGAGGGATAGGATTGATATGGAAACGGGGAGAGTGGATTTGAAAGGTGGAGGCACAGAATGGTCAAAGAGGGATGAGAGCCATGACGTCAAGCAAGGTCTGGGCAGGAGCTTAGCTTCACTGACTTGCCACAAGCAGACCCCTTTCACCCAGGTGACGCAGTTCGTGGCCATACAGTCGATAATGGAGCACACCTCGACAGCGAGGAGGATTCACATAATCGACCTCGAGATACTGAGCGGGATCCAGTGGATCGTCCTGATGGAGGCGCTAGCCGAGAGAGCCAGGAATAATAACGATAACAGGGACGAGACGGTCGAGCTCCTGAGGATAACCGCAGTCGTGTCAAACTTGGAGTTCCAGAACCAGGTCGAGGAGACGGGGTCGAGGCTGGCCAAAGTGGCGGATTCAATGAACCTCCCGTTCTCTTTTAAACTCGTCCTAGCCCCCGGCATGGAAGGCGTCCTGGGGGACACATTCGGGACCGAGCATGGGGAAACGGTGGTGGTGTACGCCTCGCTGGTCCTGAGGACGATGATAGCGAGGCCTAACAGGCTAGAGGGCCTGATGAGGGCAGTTAAGGGCACGCACCCGGCGCTGATGCTCGTCACGGAGGTGGAGGCAAACCACAACTCGCCGTCCTTCATGACGAGGTTCATCGAGGCGCTATTCTTCTGCAGCGCGTACATCGACTGCCTCGACGAGTGCATGGGGGAGGGACGAGACAGGCATTACAGGAGGGCGATAGAGGGGATGCTCAGGGAAGGGATAAGGAACATGGCAGGGAAGGAAGGGGAGGAGAGGGTGGCGAGGAGTGTTAAGGTTGAGGTGTGGAGGGCTTTCTTTAGGAGGTTCGGGATGGCGGAGGTTGGCTTAAGCGAGAGCTCACTCTATCAGGCAAGCCTTGTGGCCAAGTCCAAGCAGCAGTTTGAGAGGTCTTGCAGCCTCGAGGCCAGTGGGAAGGCGCTGCTTGTTGGGTGGAAGGGCACCCCcatcctctccctctccgCCTGGAAGTTCAGCCAGTGA
- the LOC116213069 gene encoding histone-lysine N-methyltransferase EZA1 isoform X2, producing the protein MTLETIPPRLFLLPSSPTSLVIGAKQKRSRAAERATMVSRAADDAPSKFSKWPGEKSSECLGNFAYRISQLHKEIQAERIGFVRESVERNGKKVQSYACQLLLAASRNGGIARSLSTRIDDPLCKYVGLAQGLGDKDGIGSHEVVPSKNIKLPYVEKLPPYTAWIFLDRNQRMAEDQSVVGRRRIYYDQHGSETLICSDSEEEIAELEEDRHDYSEGEDRIIWTAFEEYGCTEDVQNILSQFVGGTALEIQDRYKLLQQQSHEDHNLNVKHPAAINHDKGISLEKTLSATLDSFDNIFCRRCLVFDCRLHGCSQNVIYPNEKQPYFYEHDNDWTPCSDHCYLHLRAARKSTESSAISSIYRRKGKSSQGKEEVAASSSAEELDLDIVSDQGCISVNIAPVPHISTRDTSGTVAHHLEKQKDVEDNITALDDPNLIGDNISQGYPVKRLKKLSSDEDELQKCTHFELRKRSSEKIGCSDETSNEKCEDVVMAGANDAKDLPHEAPSTSGSQNTMRDETEVVVELPKPEQPSIMQQSQGKSCSSEWKPIEKELYLKGVEIFGRNSCLIARNMLSGLKTCTEVSNYMHNGGSSVPHRSIAAPTSLTEDSGDADMTSTEQENPIRTRLIRKRGRARKLKYSWKSAGHPSIWKRIADGKNQSCKQYVPCGCQSLCGKECPCLDNGTCCEKYCGCSKSCKNRFRGCHCAKSQCRSRQCPCFAAGRECDPDVCRNCWVSCGDGSLGEPPRRGDGQCGNMRLLLRQQQRILLAKSDVAGWGAFLKNSVNKNDYLGEYTGELISHREADKRGKIYDRANSSFLFDLNDQYVLDAYRKGDKLKFANHSSNPNCYAKVMLVAGDHRVGIFAKERIEASEELFYDYRYGPDQAPAWARKPEGSKRDDSLVSQGRAKKHQSH; encoded by the exons ATGACACTTGAAACGATTCCTCCTCGCCTTTTCCTTCTCCCTTCCTCTCCGACGAGTCTGGTCATCGGAGCAAAGCAGAAGCGAAGCAGAGCGGCGGAGAGGGCTACTATGGTGTCGAGGGCGGCCGACGACGCTCCCTCCAAATTCAGC AAATGGCCGGGCGAGAAGTCGAGCGAGTGTCTGGGGAACTTTGCATATAGGATAAGCCAGCTCCACAAGGAAATTCAGGCCGAAAGAATCGGCTTCGTCAGA GAAAGTGTTgaaagaaatggaaagaaaGTGCAGAGTTATGCTTGTCAGCTCTTATTAGCAGCATCCAGAAATGGTGGGATTGCAAGAAGTCTTTCCACAAGAATAGATGATCCTTTGTGCAAATACGTTGGACTCGCTCAAGGATTGGGAGATAAAGATGGCATTGGAAGTCATGAAGTTGTGCCCTCCAAAAATATCAAACTGCCATATGTTGAGAAGTTGCCGCCTTATACTGCATGGATATTTTTGGACAG AAATCAGAGAATGGCCGAAGACCAGTCAGTGGTTGGAAGGAGGCGAATATACTATGACCAGCACGGCAGTGAAACCCTGATTTGTAGTGACAGTGAAGAAGAGATCGCTGAGCTTGAGGAAGACAGGCATGACTATTCTGAGGGTGAGGATAGAATAATATG GACGGCATTTGAGGAGTATGGCTGTACTGAGGAtgtgcaaaatattttgagcCAGTTTGTTGGCGGCACTGCTCTAGAGATTCAG GACCGATACAAATTGCTACAGCAGCAGTCCCATGAAGATCACAATCTAAATGTGAAACATCCTGCTGCCATCAACCATGATAAGGGAATATCTTTGGAGAAGACTCTTAGTGCTACTCTGGATTCTTTCGACAACATCTTTTGTCGCCGTTGTTTG GTTTTTGATTGCCGTCTTCATGGCTGTTCCCAGAATGTTATTTATCCA AACGAGAAGCAGCCATACTTCTATGAGCATGATAATGATTGGACACCTTGCAGTGATCACTGTTACTTACAT CTAAGAGCTGCCAGAAAGTCAACAGAAAGTTCTGCTATTAGTTCCATCTATAGGAGGAAAGGTAAAAGTTCGCAGGGGAAAGAGGAAGTTGCAGCATCCTCTAGTGCGGAAGAGTTAGATCTAGACATCGTCTCAGATCAAGGATGCATTTCTGTTAATATAGCACCTGTACCACATATTTCAACAAGGGACACCTCTGGAACTGTTGCACACCACCTTGAAAAGCAGAAGGATGTAGAGGACAACATTACAGCACTAGATGATCCAAATCTTATAGGCGACAATATTTCTCAAGGTTATCCTGTGAAAAGACTGAAGAAATTATCATCTGATGAAGATGAACTTCAGAAGTGCACCCATTTTGAATTGCGTAAACGTTCCTCTGAGAAGATTGGGTGTTCTGATGAAACATCCAATGAGAAGTGTGAGGATGTGGTCATGGCTGGAGCAAATGATGCCAAAGATCTGCCTCATGAGGCACCTAGTACTTCTGGCAGTCAGAACACCATGAGGGATGAAACAGAAGTTGTCGTAGAGCTACCCAAACCGGAGCAACCTTCTATTATGCAGCAAAGTCAAGGGAAGTCATGCAGCTCAGAGTGGAAACCTATTGAAAAAGAACTCTATCTTAAAGGTGTTGAAATATTTGGGAGAAACAG TTGCCTAATAGCAAGAAACATGCTTTCTGGCTTGAAAACATGCACTGAAGTATCTAATTACATGCACAATGGTGGATCTTCAGTGCCGCATAGATCAATTGCTGCCCCAACTTCACTTACAGAAGACAGTGGGGATGCTGATATGACATCTACA GAGCAAGAGAATCCTATAAGAACTCGTTTGATACGTAAAAGAGGAAGAGCACGGAAGCTTAAATATTCATGGAAGTCTGCTGGTCATCCATCAATTTGGAAACGAATTGCGGATGGGAAAAATCAATCTTGTAAGCAGTATGTGCCATGTGGATGCCAGTCTTTGTGTGGGAAAGAATGCCCATGTCTAGATAATGGAACTTGCTGTGAGAAGTACTGTGG ATGCTCAAAGAGCTGTAAGAATAGATTCAGGGGATGCCACTGTGCAAAGAGTCAATGCAGAAGCCGGCAATGCCCGTGCTTTGCTGCCGGACGGGAATGTGATCCCGATGTTTGCCGAAACTGCTGGGTCAG TTGTGGAGATGGATCTTTAGGTGAGCCTCCTCGACGGGGAGATGGCCAATGTGGAAACATGAGGCTCCTACTGAGGCAGCAGCAGAGG ATCCTTTTGGCAAAATCCGACGTGGCGGGTTGGGGAGCTTTTCTGAAG AACTCTGTCAACAAGAATGATTATCTCGGAGAATATACTGGTGAACTGATCTCTCATAGAGAAGCCGATAAACGTGGGAAGATCTATGACCGTGCTAATTCCTCGTTTCTTTTCGATTTGAATGATCAG TATGTCCTAGATGCATACCGCAAGGGAGACAAGCTGAAGTTTGCAAACCACTCCTCAAATCCGAACTGCTACGCAAAA GTGATGCTGGTGGCAGGAGATCATCGGGTGGGAATATTTGCTAAGGAGCGCATTGAAGCTAGCGAAGAGCTCTTCTACGATTACCGCTACGGGCCTGATCAGGCACCTGCATGGGCCCGGAAGCCCGAGGGTTCCAAGAGGGATGACTCTTTAGTCTCTCAGGGTCGAGCTAAGAAGCACCAATCTCATTAA
- the LOC116213069 gene encoding histone-lysine N-methyltransferase EZA1 isoform X1: MTLETIPPRLFLLPSSPTSLVIGAKQKRSRAAERATMVSRAADDAPSKFSQKWPGEKSSECLGNFAYRISQLHKEIQAERIGFVRESVERNGKKVQSYACQLLLAASRNGGIARSLSTRIDDPLCKYVGLAQGLGDKDGIGSHEVVPSKNIKLPYVEKLPPYTAWIFLDRNQRMAEDQSVVGRRRIYYDQHGSETLICSDSEEEIAELEEDRHDYSEGEDRIIWTAFEEYGCTEDVQNILSQFVGGTALEIQDRYKLLQQQSHEDHNLNVKHPAAINHDKGISLEKTLSATLDSFDNIFCRRCLVFDCRLHGCSQNVIYPNEKQPYFYEHDNDWTPCSDHCYLHLRAARKSTESSAISSIYRRKGKSSQGKEEVAASSSAEELDLDIVSDQGCISVNIAPVPHISTRDTSGTVAHHLEKQKDVEDNITALDDPNLIGDNISQGYPVKRLKKLSSDEDELQKCTHFELRKRSSEKIGCSDETSNEKCEDVVMAGANDAKDLPHEAPSTSGSQNTMRDETEVVVELPKPEQPSIMQQSQGKSCSSEWKPIEKELYLKGVEIFGRNSCLIARNMLSGLKTCTEVSNYMHNGGSSVPHRSIAAPTSLTEDSGDADMTSTEQENPIRTRLIRKRGRARKLKYSWKSAGHPSIWKRIADGKNQSCKQYVPCGCQSLCGKECPCLDNGTCCEKYCGCSKSCKNRFRGCHCAKSQCRSRQCPCFAAGRECDPDVCRNCWVSCGDGSLGEPPRRGDGQCGNMRLLLRQQQRILLAKSDVAGWGAFLKNSVNKNDYLGEYTGELISHREADKRGKIYDRANSSFLFDLNDQYVLDAYRKGDKLKFANHSSNPNCYAKVMLVAGDHRVGIFAKERIEASEELFYDYRYGPDQAPAWARKPEGSKRDDSLVSQGRAKKHQSH, translated from the exons ATGACACTTGAAACGATTCCTCCTCGCCTTTTCCTTCTCCCTTCCTCTCCGACGAGTCTGGTCATCGGAGCAAAGCAGAAGCGAAGCAGAGCGGCGGAGAGGGCTACTATGGTGTCGAGGGCGGCCGACGACGCTCCCTCCAAATTCAGC CAGAAATGGCCGGGCGAGAAGTCGAGCGAGTGTCTGGGGAACTTTGCATATAGGATAAGCCAGCTCCACAAGGAAATTCAGGCCGAAAGAATCGGCTTCGTCAGA GAAAGTGTTgaaagaaatggaaagaaaGTGCAGAGTTATGCTTGTCAGCTCTTATTAGCAGCATCCAGAAATGGTGGGATTGCAAGAAGTCTTTCCACAAGAATAGATGATCCTTTGTGCAAATACGTTGGACTCGCTCAAGGATTGGGAGATAAAGATGGCATTGGAAGTCATGAAGTTGTGCCCTCCAAAAATATCAAACTGCCATATGTTGAGAAGTTGCCGCCTTATACTGCATGGATATTTTTGGACAG AAATCAGAGAATGGCCGAAGACCAGTCAGTGGTTGGAAGGAGGCGAATATACTATGACCAGCACGGCAGTGAAACCCTGATTTGTAGTGACAGTGAAGAAGAGATCGCTGAGCTTGAGGAAGACAGGCATGACTATTCTGAGGGTGAGGATAGAATAATATG GACGGCATTTGAGGAGTATGGCTGTACTGAGGAtgtgcaaaatattttgagcCAGTTTGTTGGCGGCACTGCTCTAGAGATTCAG GACCGATACAAATTGCTACAGCAGCAGTCCCATGAAGATCACAATCTAAATGTGAAACATCCTGCTGCCATCAACCATGATAAGGGAATATCTTTGGAGAAGACTCTTAGTGCTACTCTGGATTCTTTCGACAACATCTTTTGTCGCCGTTGTTTG GTTTTTGATTGCCGTCTTCATGGCTGTTCCCAGAATGTTATTTATCCA AACGAGAAGCAGCCATACTTCTATGAGCATGATAATGATTGGACACCTTGCAGTGATCACTGTTACTTACAT CTAAGAGCTGCCAGAAAGTCAACAGAAAGTTCTGCTATTAGTTCCATCTATAGGAGGAAAGGTAAAAGTTCGCAGGGGAAAGAGGAAGTTGCAGCATCCTCTAGTGCGGAAGAGTTAGATCTAGACATCGTCTCAGATCAAGGATGCATTTCTGTTAATATAGCACCTGTACCACATATTTCAACAAGGGACACCTCTGGAACTGTTGCACACCACCTTGAAAAGCAGAAGGATGTAGAGGACAACATTACAGCACTAGATGATCCAAATCTTATAGGCGACAATATTTCTCAAGGTTATCCTGTGAAAAGACTGAAGAAATTATCATCTGATGAAGATGAACTTCAGAAGTGCACCCATTTTGAATTGCGTAAACGTTCCTCTGAGAAGATTGGGTGTTCTGATGAAACATCCAATGAGAAGTGTGAGGATGTGGTCATGGCTGGAGCAAATGATGCCAAAGATCTGCCTCATGAGGCACCTAGTACTTCTGGCAGTCAGAACACCATGAGGGATGAAACAGAAGTTGTCGTAGAGCTACCCAAACCGGAGCAACCTTCTATTATGCAGCAAAGTCAAGGGAAGTCATGCAGCTCAGAGTGGAAACCTATTGAAAAAGAACTCTATCTTAAAGGTGTTGAAATATTTGGGAGAAACAG TTGCCTAATAGCAAGAAACATGCTTTCTGGCTTGAAAACATGCACTGAAGTATCTAATTACATGCACAATGGTGGATCTTCAGTGCCGCATAGATCAATTGCTGCCCCAACTTCACTTACAGAAGACAGTGGGGATGCTGATATGACATCTACA GAGCAAGAGAATCCTATAAGAACTCGTTTGATACGTAAAAGAGGAAGAGCACGGAAGCTTAAATATTCATGGAAGTCTGCTGGTCATCCATCAATTTGGAAACGAATTGCGGATGGGAAAAATCAATCTTGTAAGCAGTATGTGCCATGTGGATGCCAGTCTTTGTGTGGGAAAGAATGCCCATGTCTAGATAATGGAACTTGCTGTGAGAAGTACTGTGG ATGCTCAAAGAGCTGTAAGAATAGATTCAGGGGATGCCACTGTGCAAAGAGTCAATGCAGAAGCCGGCAATGCCCGTGCTTTGCTGCCGGACGGGAATGTGATCCCGATGTTTGCCGAAACTGCTGGGTCAG TTGTGGAGATGGATCTTTAGGTGAGCCTCCTCGACGGGGAGATGGCCAATGTGGAAACATGAGGCTCCTACTGAGGCAGCAGCAGAGG ATCCTTTTGGCAAAATCCGACGTGGCGGGTTGGGGAGCTTTTCTGAAG AACTCTGTCAACAAGAATGATTATCTCGGAGAATATACTGGTGAACTGATCTCTCATAGAGAAGCCGATAAACGTGGGAAGATCTATGACCGTGCTAATTCCTCGTTTCTTTTCGATTTGAATGATCAG TATGTCCTAGATGCATACCGCAAGGGAGACAAGCTGAAGTTTGCAAACCACTCCTCAAATCCGAACTGCTACGCAAAA GTGATGCTGGTGGCAGGAGATCATCGGGTGGGAATATTTGCTAAGGAGCGCATTGAAGCTAGCGAAGAGCTCTTCTACGATTACCGCTACGGGCCTGATCAGGCACCTGCATGGGCCCGGAAGCCCGAGGGTTCCAAGAGGGATGACTCTTTAGTCTCTCAGGGTCGAGCTAAGAAGCACCAATCTCATTAA
- the LOC116213069 gene encoding histone-lysine N-methyltransferase EZA1 isoform X3, whose protein sequence is MDIFGQISCHHLIRNYLTRHRNQRMAEDQSVVGRRRIYYDQHGSETLICSDSEEEIAELEEDRHDYSEGEDRIIWTAFEEYGCTEDVQNILSQFVGGTALEIQDRYKLLQQQSHEDHNLNVKHPAAINHDKGISLEKTLSATLDSFDNIFCRRCLVFDCRLHGCSQNVIYPNEKQPYFYEHDNDWTPCSDHCYLHLRAARKSTESSAISSIYRRKGKSSQGKEEVAASSSAEELDLDIVSDQGCISVNIAPVPHISTRDTSGTVAHHLEKQKDVEDNITALDDPNLIGDNISQGYPVKRLKKLSSDEDELQKCTHFELRKRSSEKIGCSDETSNEKCEDVVMAGANDAKDLPHEAPSTSGSQNTMRDETEVVVELPKPEQPSIMQQSQGKSCSSEWKPIEKELYLKGVEIFGRNSCLIARNMLSGLKTCTEVSNYMHNGGSSVPHRSIAAPTSLTEDSGDADMTSTEQENPIRTRLIRKRGRARKLKYSWKSAGHPSIWKRIADGKNQSCKQYVPCGCQSLCGKECPCLDNGTCCEKYCGCSKSCKNRFRGCHCAKSQCRSRQCPCFAAGRECDPDVCRNCWVSCGDGSLGEPPRRGDGQCGNMRLLLRQQQRILLAKSDVAGWGAFLKNSVNKNDYLGEYTGELISHREADKRGKIYDRANSSFLFDLNDQYVLDAYRKGDKLKFANHSSNPNCYAKVMLVAGDHRVGIFAKERIEASEELFYDYRYGPDQAPAWARKPEGSKRDDSLVSQGRAKKHQSH, encoded by the exons ATGGATATTTTTGGACAG ATAAGTTGTCATCATCTGATCAGAAATTATCTCACACGGCACAGAAATCAGAGAATGGCCGAAGACCAGTCAGTGGTTGGAAGGAGGCGAATATACTATGACCAGCACGGCAGTGAAACCCTGATTTGTAGTGACAGTGAAGAAGAGATCGCTGAGCTTGAGGAAGACAGGCATGACTATTCTGAGGGTGAGGATAGAATAATATG GACGGCATTTGAGGAGTATGGCTGTACTGAGGAtgtgcaaaatattttgagcCAGTTTGTTGGCGGCACTGCTCTAGAGATTCAG GACCGATACAAATTGCTACAGCAGCAGTCCCATGAAGATCACAATCTAAATGTGAAACATCCTGCTGCCATCAACCATGATAAGGGAATATCTTTGGAGAAGACTCTTAGTGCTACTCTGGATTCTTTCGACAACATCTTTTGTCGCCGTTGTTTG GTTTTTGATTGCCGTCTTCATGGCTGTTCCCAGAATGTTATTTATCCA AACGAGAAGCAGCCATACTTCTATGAGCATGATAATGATTGGACACCTTGCAGTGATCACTGTTACTTACAT CTAAGAGCTGCCAGAAAGTCAACAGAAAGTTCTGCTATTAGTTCCATCTATAGGAGGAAAGGTAAAAGTTCGCAGGGGAAAGAGGAAGTTGCAGCATCCTCTAGTGCGGAAGAGTTAGATCTAGACATCGTCTCAGATCAAGGATGCATTTCTGTTAATATAGCACCTGTACCACATATTTCAACAAGGGACACCTCTGGAACTGTTGCACACCACCTTGAAAAGCAGAAGGATGTAGAGGACAACATTACAGCACTAGATGATCCAAATCTTATAGGCGACAATATTTCTCAAGGTTATCCTGTGAAAAGACTGAAGAAATTATCATCTGATGAAGATGAACTTCAGAAGTGCACCCATTTTGAATTGCGTAAACGTTCCTCTGAGAAGATTGGGTGTTCTGATGAAACATCCAATGAGAAGTGTGAGGATGTGGTCATGGCTGGAGCAAATGATGCCAAAGATCTGCCTCATGAGGCACCTAGTACTTCTGGCAGTCAGAACACCATGAGGGATGAAACAGAAGTTGTCGTAGAGCTACCCAAACCGGAGCAACCTTCTATTATGCAGCAAAGTCAAGGGAAGTCATGCAGCTCAGAGTGGAAACCTATTGAAAAAGAACTCTATCTTAAAGGTGTTGAAATATTTGGGAGAAACAG TTGCCTAATAGCAAGAAACATGCTTTCTGGCTTGAAAACATGCACTGAAGTATCTAATTACATGCACAATGGTGGATCTTCAGTGCCGCATAGATCAATTGCTGCCCCAACTTCACTTACAGAAGACAGTGGGGATGCTGATATGACATCTACA GAGCAAGAGAATCCTATAAGAACTCGTTTGATACGTAAAAGAGGAAGAGCACGGAAGCTTAAATATTCATGGAAGTCTGCTGGTCATCCATCAATTTGGAAACGAATTGCGGATGGGAAAAATCAATCTTGTAAGCAGTATGTGCCATGTGGATGCCAGTCTTTGTGTGGGAAAGAATGCCCATGTCTAGATAATGGAACTTGCTGTGAGAAGTACTGTGG ATGCTCAAAGAGCTGTAAGAATAGATTCAGGGGATGCCACTGTGCAAAGAGTCAATGCAGAAGCCGGCAATGCCCGTGCTTTGCTGCCGGACGGGAATGTGATCCCGATGTTTGCCGAAACTGCTGGGTCAG TTGTGGAGATGGATCTTTAGGTGAGCCTCCTCGACGGGGAGATGGCCAATGTGGAAACATGAGGCTCCTACTGAGGCAGCAGCAGAGG ATCCTTTTGGCAAAATCCGACGTGGCGGGTTGGGGAGCTTTTCTGAAG AACTCTGTCAACAAGAATGATTATCTCGGAGAATATACTGGTGAACTGATCTCTCATAGAGAAGCCGATAAACGTGGGAAGATCTATGACCGTGCTAATTCCTCGTTTCTTTTCGATTTGAATGATCAG TATGTCCTAGATGCATACCGCAAGGGAGACAAGCTGAAGTTTGCAAACCACTCCTCAAATCCGAACTGCTACGCAAAA GTGATGCTGGTGGCAGGAGATCATCGGGTGGGAATATTTGCTAAGGAGCGCATTGAAGCTAGCGAAGAGCTCTTCTACGATTACCGCTACGGGCCTGATCAGGCACCTGCATGGGCCCGGAAGCCCGAGGGTTCCAAGAGGGATGACTCTTTAGTCTCTCAGGGTCGAGCTAAGAAGCACCAATCTCATTAA